A window of uncultured Methanoregula sp. genomic DNA:
GAAATCCGGAAAAATCCGGATACGGGATCTGCCCGGAATAAGTTATGCGATACAGGAAAAAACCGGGCGCGGGAAAATTCGAGAAGAACCTATTCCCCTTTCCCGTCAATCACATCGATAACGTTCTTCCCGGTCTCCGTGATCCGGTAGTACCGGCCCATGCGCTGATCCGGAGTAAGACACTCAACGAGTTCTTTTTCCATAAGTTCGAGTATAGCACGGCTCACGGTTGAACGTTCCATATCCAGTTTCTTGGCAAGCTCGGTTGGGGAATTCGGTTTTGAAAGCGCCCGGA
This region includes:
- a CDS encoding helix-turn-helix domain-containing protein, coding for MYDLVSFVGRGSVRRTVLRALSKPNSPTELAKKLDMERSTVSRAILELMEKELVECLTPDQRMGRYYRITETGKNVIDVIDGKGE